The Falco peregrinus isolate bFalPer1 chromosome 1, bFalPer1.pri, whole genome shotgun sequence genome has a window encoding:
- the SLC25A16 gene encoding solute carrier family 25 member 16 isoform X1, whose protein sequence is MAAPAAAGPGAALPPGAARRDFYWLRSFIAGGVAGCCAKTTTAPLDRVKILLQAHNHHYKHLGVFSTLCAVPKKEGYLGLYKGNGAMMIRIFPYGAIQFMAFDQYKKVIKKQLGISGHVHRLMAGSMAGITAVICTYPLDMVRVRLAFQVKGEHKYMGIIHAFKMIYTKEGGFCGFYRGLMPTVVGMAPYAGFSFFTFGTLKSIGLAQAPNLLGRPSLDNPDVLVLKTHVNLLCGGIAGAIAQTISYPLDVTRRRMQLGAVLPDSEKCLTMVQTLKYVYQQHGIRRGLYRGLSLNYIRCIPSQAVAFTTYELMKQFLHLN, encoded by the exons atggctgctcctgcggcggcggggcccggcgccgcgctgcccccgggcgcggcgcggcgcgaCTTCTACTGGCTGCGCTCCTTCATCGCCGGAG GTGTTGCAGGGTGTTGTGCCAAAACAACTACTGCACCACTGGATCGAGTGAAGATTTTGCTGCAAGCTCATAACCACCATTATAAACATCTAG GAGTGTTTTCTACATTGTGTGCTGTCCCCAAAAAGGAAGGTTACCTTGGGCTGTATAAAGGAAATGGGGCAATGATGATTAGAATCTTTCCGTATGGCGCAATTCAGTTTATGGCATTTGACCAATATAAAAAG GTAATAAAGAAACAACTTGGGATTTCAGGGCACGTGCATCGATTAATGGCTGGATCCATGGCAG GTATTACAGCAGTGATTTGTACTTACCCTCTTGATATGGTTAGAGTTCGTCTGGCATTCCAAGTAAAAGGGGAACACAAGTACATGGGAATTATCCATGCATTCAAGATGATTTacacaaag gaaGGTGGTTTTTGTGGGTTCTACAGAGGGCTGATGCCAACTGTTGTAGGAATGGCACCATATGCGG gtttttcattttttaccttTGGTACCTTAAAGAGCATTGGACTTGCTCAAGCACCTAACTTGCTTGGACGGCCTTCATTAGATAATCCCGATGTCTTAGTTTTGAAAACACATGTAAATCTGCTGTGTGGTGGCATAGCTGGAGCAATAGCTCAGACGATATC ATATCCCCTTGATGTAACTCGTAGGCGAATGCAGTTAGGAGCAGTTCTCCCAGACTCTGAAAAGTGCCt tacaatGGTGCAGACACTGAAATACGTGTATCAACAACATGGAATACGAAGAGGATTATACCGTGGTTTATCTCTAAATTACATTCGTTGTATTCCTTCCCAGGCTGTGGCTTTCACCACATATGAACTTATGAAACAATTCTTGCACCTCAACTAA
- the SLC25A16 gene encoding solute carrier family 25 member 16 isoform X4 encodes MAGSMAGITAVICTYPLDMVRVRLAFQVKGEHKYMGIIHAFKMIYTKEGGFCGFYRGLMPTVVGMAPYAGFSFFTFGTLKSIGLAQAPNLLGRPSLDNPDVLVLKTHVNLLCGGIAGAIAQTISYPLDVTRRRMQLGAVLPDSEKCLTMVQTLKYVYQQHGIRRGLYRGLSLNYIRCIPSQAVAFTTYELMKQFLHLN; translated from the exons ATGGCTGGATCCATGGCAG GTATTACAGCAGTGATTTGTACTTACCCTCTTGATATGGTTAGAGTTCGTCTGGCATTCCAAGTAAAAGGGGAACACAAGTACATGGGAATTATCCATGCATTCAAGATGATTTacacaaag gaaGGTGGTTTTTGTGGGTTCTACAGAGGGCTGATGCCAACTGTTGTAGGAATGGCACCATATGCGG gtttttcattttttaccttTGGTACCTTAAAGAGCATTGGACTTGCTCAAGCACCTAACTTGCTTGGACGGCCTTCATTAGATAATCCCGATGTCTTAGTTTTGAAAACACATGTAAATCTGCTGTGTGGTGGCATAGCTGGAGCAATAGCTCAGACGATATC ATATCCCCTTGATGTAACTCGTAGGCGAATGCAGTTAGGAGCAGTTCTCCCAGACTCTGAAAAGTGCCt tacaatGGTGCAGACACTGAAATACGTGTATCAACAACATGGAATACGAAGAGGATTATACCGTGGTTTATCTCTAAATTACATTCGTTGTATTCCTTCCCAGGCTGTGGCTTTCACCACATATGAACTTATGAAACAATTCTTGCACCTCAACTAA
- the SLC25A16 gene encoding solute carrier family 25 member 16 isoform X5 yields MMIRIFPYGAIQFMAFDQYKKVIKKQLGISGHVHRLMAGSMAGITAVICTYPLDMVRVRLAFQVKGEHKYMGIIHAFKMIYTKEGGFCGFYRGLMPTVVGMAPYAGFSFFTFGTLKSIGLAQAPNLLGRPSLDNPDVLVLKTHVNLLCGGIAGAIAQTISYPLDVTRRRMQLGAVLPDSEKCLTMVQTLKYVYQQHGIRRGLYRGLSLNYIRCIPSQAVAFTTYELMKQFLHLN; encoded by the exons ATGATGATTAGAATCTTTCCGTATGGCGCAATTCAGTTTATGGCATTTGACCAATATAAAAAG GTAATAAAGAAACAACTTGGGATTTCAGGGCACGTGCATCGATTAATGGCTGGATCCATGGCAG GTATTACAGCAGTGATTTGTACTTACCCTCTTGATATGGTTAGAGTTCGTCTGGCATTCCAAGTAAAAGGGGAACACAAGTACATGGGAATTATCCATGCATTCAAGATGATTTacacaaag gaaGGTGGTTTTTGTGGGTTCTACAGAGGGCTGATGCCAACTGTTGTAGGAATGGCACCATATGCGG gtttttcattttttaccttTGGTACCTTAAAGAGCATTGGACTTGCTCAAGCACCTAACTTGCTTGGACGGCCTTCATTAGATAATCCCGATGTCTTAGTTTTGAAAACACATGTAAATCTGCTGTGTGGTGGCATAGCTGGAGCAATAGCTCAGACGATATC ATATCCCCTTGATGTAACTCGTAGGCGAATGCAGTTAGGAGCAGTTCTCCCAGACTCTGAAAAGTGCCt tacaatGGTGCAGACACTGAAATACGTGTATCAACAACATGGAATACGAAGAGGATTATACCGTGGTTTATCTCTAAATTACATTCGTTGTATTCCTTCCCAGGCTGTGGCTTTCACCACATATGAACTTATGAAACAATTCTTGCACCTCAACTAA
- the SLC25A16 gene encoding solute carrier family 25 member 16 isoform X2: MSSERGSLRLGGVFSTLCAVPKKEGYLGLYKGNGAMMIRIFPYGAIQFMAFDQYKKVIKKQLGISGHVHRLMAGSMAGITAVICTYPLDMVRVRLAFQVKGEHKYMGIIHAFKMIYTKEGGFCGFYRGLMPTVVGMAPYAGFSFFTFGTLKSIGLAQAPNLLGRPSLDNPDVLVLKTHVNLLCGGIAGAIAQTISYPLDVTRRRMQLGAVLPDSEKCLTMVQTLKYVYQQHGIRRGLYRGLSLNYIRCIPSQAVAFTTYELMKQFLHLN; encoded by the exons ATGAGTTCAGAAAGGGGTTCACTGAGGCTGGGAG GAGTGTTTTCTACATTGTGTGCTGTCCCCAAAAAGGAAGGTTACCTTGGGCTGTATAAAGGAAATGGGGCAATGATGATTAGAATCTTTCCGTATGGCGCAATTCAGTTTATGGCATTTGACCAATATAAAAAG GTAATAAAGAAACAACTTGGGATTTCAGGGCACGTGCATCGATTAATGGCTGGATCCATGGCAG GTATTACAGCAGTGATTTGTACTTACCCTCTTGATATGGTTAGAGTTCGTCTGGCATTCCAAGTAAAAGGGGAACACAAGTACATGGGAATTATCCATGCATTCAAGATGATTTacacaaag gaaGGTGGTTTTTGTGGGTTCTACAGAGGGCTGATGCCAACTGTTGTAGGAATGGCACCATATGCGG gtttttcattttttaccttTGGTACCTTAAAGAGCATTGGACTTGCTCAAGCACCTAACTTGCTTGGACGGCCTTCATTAGATAATCCCGATGTCTTAGTTTTGAAAACACATGTAAATCTGCTGTGTGGTGGCATAGCTGGAGCAATAGCTCAGACGATATC ATATCCCCTTGATGTAACTCGTAGGCGAATGCAGTTAGGAGCAGTTCTCCCAGACTCTGAAAAGTGCCt tacaatGGTGCAGACACTGAAATACGTGTATCAACAACATGGAATACGAAGAGGATTATACCGTGGTTTATCTCTAAATTACATTCGTTGTATTCCTTCCCAGGCTGTGGCTTTCACCACATATGAACTTATGAAACAATTCTTGCACCTCAACTAA
- the SLC25A16 gene encoding solute carrier family 25 member 16 isoform X3, with protein sequence MAAPAAAGPGAALPPGAARRDFYWLRSFIAGGVAGCCAKTTTAPLDRVKILLQAHNHHYKHLGVFSTLCAVPKKEGYLGLYKGNGAMMIRIFPYGAIQFMAFDQYKKVIKKQLGISGHVHRLMAGSMAGITAVICTYPLDMVRVRLAFQVKGEHKYMGIIHAFKMIYTKEGGFCGFYRGLMPTVVGMAPYAGFSFFTFGTLKSIGLAQAPNLLGRPSLDNPDVLVLKTHVNLLCGGIAGAIAQTISCLLPPAFYRLFYILI encoded by the exons atggctgctcctgcggcggcggggcccggcgccgcgctgcccccgggcgcggcgcggcgcgaCTTCTACTGGCTGCGCTCCTTCATCGCCGGAG GTGTTGCAGGGTGTTGTGCCAAAACAACTACTGCACCACTGGATCGAGTGAAGATTTTGCTGCAAGCTCATAACCACCATTATAAACATCTAG GAGTGTTTTCTACATTGTGTGCTGTCCCCAAAAAGGAAGGTTACCTTGGGCTGTATAAAGGAAATGGGGCAATGATGATTAGAATCTTTCCGTATGGCGCAATTCAGTTTATGGCATTTGACCAATATAAAAAG GTAATAAAGAAACAACTTGGGATTTCAGGGCACGTGCATCGATTAATGGCTGGATCCATGGCAG GTATTACAGCAGTGATTTGTACTTACCCTCTTGATATGGTTAGAGTTCGTCTGGCATTCCAAGTAAAAGGGGAACACAAGTACATGGGAATTATCCATGCATTCAAGATGATTTacacaaag gaaGGTGGTTTTTGTGGGTTCTACAGAGGGCTGATGCCAACTGTTGTAGGAATGGCACCATATGCGG gtttttcattttttaccttTGGTACCTTAAAGAGCATTGGACTTGCTCAAGCACCTAACTTGCTTGGACGGCCTTCATTAGATAATCCCGATGTCTTAGTTTTGAAAACACATGTAAATCTGCTGTGTGGTGGCATAGCTGGAGCAATAGCTCAGACGATATC GTGTCTTCTCCCTCCAGCGTTTTACAGACTGTTTTATATTCTCATCTGA